The Ziziphus jujuba cultivar Dongzao chromosome 7, ASM3175591v1 genome includes a region encoding these proteins:
- the LOC107425514 gene encoding ribonucleoside-diphosphate reductase large subunit isoform X1, producing MYVVKRDGRQEAVHFDKITARLKKLSYGLSIEHCDPVLVAQKVCAGVYKGVTTSQLDELAAETAAAMTANHPDYASLAARIAVSNLHKNTKKSFSETIKIMYHHVNERSGQKAPLVADDVYDIIMKNAARMDSEIIYDRDFDYDYFGFKTLERSYLLKVQGKVVERPQHMLMRVAVGTHKDDIDSAIKTYHLMSQRWFTHASPTLFNSGTPAPQLSSCFLVCMKDDSIEGIYDTLKECAVISKSAGGIGVSIHNIRATGSYIRGTNGTSNGIVPMLRVFNDTARYVDQGGGKRKGAFAVYLEPWHSDIFEFLDLRKNHGKEEHRARDLFYALWVPDIFMERVQSNGQWSLFCPNESPGLADCWGEEFEKLYTKYESQGKAKKVVEAQNLWFEILKSQIETGTPYMLFKDTCNRKSNQQNLGTIKSSNLCTEIIEYTSPTETAVCNLASIALPRYVREKGVSLESHPSKHVGSRGSKNRYFDFDKLAEVTAMVTTNLNKVIDVNYYPVDTAKRSNLRHRPIGIGVQGLADTFILLGMAFDSPEAQQLNKDIFETIYYHALKTSSELAAKEGPYESYDGSPVSKGILQPDMWGVKPSNRWDWDALREMISKNGVRNSLLVAPMPTASTSQILGNNECFEPYTSNIYSRRVLSGEFVVVNKHLLHDLTEMGLWSPAIKNKIIYEDGSVQKIQEIPNELKHIYKTVWEIKQRTLVDMAVDRGCYIDQSQSLNIHMDQPNFGKLTSLHFYAWSKGLKTGMYYLRSRAAADAIKFTVDTSIFKEHPRVEDDDSKMAQMVCSLSNREECMACGS from the exons ATGTATGTGGTAAAGAGAGACGGTCGTCAGGAGGCGGTCCATTTCGATAAGATTACGGCAAGGTTGAAAAAGCTGAGTTATGGGTTGAGCATTGAGCACTGCGACCCGGTTCTCGTGGCTCAGAAAGTCTGTGCTGGTGTCTACAAGGGTGTCACAACTAGTCAGCTTGATGAATTGGCTGCTGAAACTGCTGCTGCTATGACCGCCAATCACCCCGACTATGCCTCC TTGGCTGCGAGAATTGCCGTGTCAAATCTTCACAAGAACACAAAGAAATCGTTTTCTGAGAC AATCAAAATCATGTACCATCATGTTAACGAGAGATCTGGACAGAAGGCTCCCCTTGTAGCTGACGATGTTTATGATATCATCATGAAG AATGCAGCTCGTATGGACAGTGAGATAATTTACGATAGGGACTTTGACTATGATTACTTTGGTTTCAAGACCCTTGAGAGGTCCTACCTCTTAAAAGTACAGGGGAAGGTTGTTGAAAGGCCTCAACATATGTTGATGAGGGTTGCTGTAGGAACTCATAAGGATGATATTGATTCTGCTATCAAAACATACCACTTGATGTCCCAGCGGTGGTTCACTCATGCTTCTCCCACCCTTTTCAATTCAGGAACACCAGCGCCTCAA TTGAGTAGTTGCTTCCTTGTATGCATGAAAGATGATAGCATTGAAGGCATATATGATACCTTGAAGGAATGTGCTGTTATCAGCAAGTCAGCTGGAGGGATTGGTGTCTCAATTCATAATATTCGTGCCACAGGCAGTTATATTCGTGGGACAAATGGGACATCCAATGGCATTGTTCCAATGCTAAGGGTTTTCAATGATACAGCTCGTTATGTTGATCAAGGGGGAGGCAAGAGAAAGG GTGCTTTTGCTGTGTACTTGGAGCCATGGCATTCtgatatatttgaatttctagATCTGAGGAAAAACCATGGAAAG GAAGAACATCGTGCCCGTGATCTGTTTTATGCTCTTTGGGTGCCGGACATCTTCATGGAAAGAGTCCAAAGTAATGGACAATGGTCGTTGTTTTGCCCTAATGAGTCCCCAGGGTTGGCAGACTGCTGGGGTGAAGAATTTGAAAAGCTCTACACCAAGTATGAAAGCCAG GGTAAGGCCAAGAAGGTTGTAGAGGCACAGAATTTATGGTTTGAAATTCTGAAATCCCAAATAGAAACTGGAACTCCCTATATGCTGTTTAAG GACACTTGCAATAGGAAAAGTAATCAGCAAAATCTTGGTACCATTAAATCCTCAAACTTGTGTACGGAGATAATTGAGTATACTAGTCCAACAGAAACTGCTGTATGCAATCTGGCATCAATTGCTTTACCAAGATATGTCAGAGAGAAG GGAGTTTCATTAGAGTCACATCCTTCTAAGCATGTGGGAAGCAGAGGTTCCAAGAATCGATATTTTGACTTTGACAAATTAGCAGAG GTCACTGCTATGGTCACTACAAACCTTAACAAGGTAATTGATGTTAATTACTACCCTGTTGACACTGCAAAAAGGTCAAATTTGCGGCATAGACCAATTGGTATTGGAGTTCAGGGTCTAGCTGATACCTTCATCTTGCTTGGTATGGCATTTGATTCGCCTGAG GCCCAACAACTGAATAAAGACATATTTGAGACCATATATTATCATGCTCTGAAGACTTCCTCTGAGCTAGCTGCAAAAGAAGGCCCATATGAATCATATGATGGCAGTCCTGTAAGCAAG GGAATTCTTCAGCCAGATATGTGGGGTGTAAAACCTTCGAATAGATGGGATTGGGATGCTCTTAGGGAAATGATCTCTAAAAATGGAGTTAGAAATTCACTTCTTGTAGCCCCAATGCCTACAGCTTCAACCAGCCAAATTCTTGGAAACAATGAGTGCTTTGAGCCATATACTTCCAATATCTATAGTCGCAGAGTTCTAAG tGGTGAATTTGTTGTTGTGAATAAACATCTTCTTCACGACTTAACTGAGATGGGCTTGTGGTCCCCTGCAATAAAGAACAAGATAATCTATGAAGATGGCTCTGTACAGAAGATCCAAGAAATCCCCAATGAACTTAAACATATTTACAA AACTGTTTGGGAGATCAAGCAAAGGACTTTGGTTGATATGGCAGTTGATCGTGGATGCTATATAGATCAGAGTCAAAGCCTGAATATACATATGGaccaaccaaattttgggaaaCTTACTTCATTGCACTTCTATGCATGGTCCAAG GGTCTGAAAACAGGAATGTATTATCTCCGTTCACGTGCTGCAGCTGATGCCATCAAATTCACTGTTGATACTTCCATCTTCAAA GAACACCCTAGGGTGGAAGATGATGATTCTAAAATGGCACAGATGGTTTGCTCTTTGTCAAACCGTGAGGAGTGCATGGCTTGTGGAAGTTAA
- the LOC107425514 gene encoding ribonucleoside-diphosphate reductase large subunit isoform X2 has translation MYHHVNERSGQKAPLVADDVYDIIMKNAARMDSEIIYDRDFDYDYFGFKTLERSYLLKVQGKVVERPQHMLMRVAVGTHKDDIDSAIKTYHLMSQRWFTHASPTLFNSGTPAPQLSSCFLVCMKDDSIEGIYDTLKECAVISKSAGGIGVSIHNIRATGSYIRGTNGTSNGIVPMLRVFNDTARYVDQGGGKRKGAFAVYLEPWHSDIFEFLDLRKNHGKEEHRARDLFYALWVPDIFMERVQSNGQWSLFCPNESPGLADCWGEEFEKLYTKYESQGKAKKVVEAQNLWFEILKSQIETGTPYMLFKDTCNRKSNQQNLGTIKSSNLCTEIIEYTSPTETAVCNLASIALPRYVREKGVSLESHPSKHVGSRGSKNRYFDFDKLAEVTAMVTTNLNKVIDVNYYPVDTAKRSNLRHRPIGIGVQGLADTFILLGMAFDSPEAQQLNKDIFETIYYHALKTSSELAAKEGPYESYDGSPVSKGILQPDMWGVKPSNRWDWDALREMISKNGVRNSLLVAPMPTASTSQILGNNECFEPYTSNIYSRRVLSGEFVVVNKHLLHDLTEMGLWSPAIKNKIIYEDGSVQKIQEIPNELKHIYKTVWEIKQRTLVDMAVDRGCYIDQSQSLNIHMDQPNFGKLTSLHFYAWSKGLKTGMYYLRSRAAADAIKFTVDTSIFKEHPRVEDDDSKMAQMVCSLSNREECMACGS, from the exons ATGTACCATCATGTTAACGAGAGATCTGGACAGAAGGCTCCCCTTGTAGCTGACGATGTTTATGATATCATCATGAAG AATGCAGCTCGTATGGACAGTGAGATAATTTACGATAGGGACTTTGACTATGATTACTTTGGTTTCAAGACCCTTGAGAGGTCCTACCTCTTAAAAGTACAGGGGAAGGTTGTTGAAAGGCCTCAACATATGTTGATGAGGGTTGCTGTAGGAACTCATAAGGATGATATTGATTCTGCTATCAAAACATACCACTTGATGTCCCAGCGGTGGTTCACTCATGCTTCTCCCACCCTTTTCAATTCAGGAACACCAGCGCCTCAA TTGAGTAGTTGCTTCCTTGTATGCATGAAAGATGATAGCATTGAAGGCATATATGATACCTTGAAGGAATGTGCTGTTATCAGCAAGTCAGCTGGAGGGATTGGTGTCTCAATTCATAATATTCGTGCCACAGGCAGTTATATTCGTGGGACAAATGGGACATCCAATGGCATTGTTCCAATGCTAAGGGTTTTCAATGATACAGCTCGTTATGTTGATCAAGGGGGAGGCAAGAGAAAGG GTGCTTTTGCTGTGTACTTGGAGCCATGGCATTCtgatatatttgaatttctagATCTGAGGAAAAACCATGGAAAG GAAGAACATCGTGCCCGTGATCTGTTTTATGCTCTTTGGGTGCCGGACATCTTCATGGAAAGAGTCCAAAGTAATGGACAATGGTCGTTGTTTTGCCCTAATGAGTCCCCAGGGTTGGCAGACTGCTGGGGTGAAGAATTTGAAAAGCTCTACACCAAGTATGAAAGCCAG GGTAAGGCCAAGAAGGTTGTAGAGGCACAGAATTTATGGTTTGAAATTCTGAAATCCCAAATAGAAACTGGAACTCCCTATATGCTGTTTAAG GACACTTGCAATAGGAAAAGTAATCAGCAAAATCTTGGTACCATTAAATCCTCAAACTTGTGTACGGAGATAATTGAGTATACTAGTCCAACAGAAACTGCTGTATGCAATCTGGCATCAATTGCTTTACCAAGATATGTCAGAGAGAAG GGAGTTTCATTAGAGTCACATCCTTCTAAGCATGTGGGAAGCAGAGGTTCCAAGAATCGATATTTTGACTTTGACAAATTAGCAGAG GTCACTGCTATGGTCACTACAAACCTTAACAAGGTAATTGATGTTAATTACTACCCTGTTGACACTGCAAAAAGGTCAAATTTGCGGCATAGACCAATTGGTATTGGAGTTCAGGGTCTAGCTGATACCTTCATCTTGCTTGGTATGGCATTTGATTCGCCTGAG GCCCAACAACTGAATAAAGACATATTTGAGACCATATATTATCATGCTCTGAAGACTTCCTCTGAGCTAGCTGCAAAAGAAGGCCCATATGAATCATATGATGGCAGTCCTGTAAGCAAG GGAATTCTTCAGCCAGATATGTGGGGTGTAAAACCTTCGAATAGATGGGATTGGGATGCTCTTAGGGAAATGATCTCTAAAAATGGAGTTAGAAATTCACTTCTTGTAGCCCCAATGCCTACAGCTTCAACCAGCCAAATTCTTGGAAACAATGAGTGCTTTGAGCCATATACTTCCAATATCTATAGTCGCAGAGTTCTAAG tGGTGAATTTGTTGTTGTGAATAAACATCTTCTTCACGACTTAACTGAGATGGGCTTGTGGTCCCCTGCAATAAAGAACAAGATAATCTATGAAGATGGCTCTGTACAGAAGATCCAAGAAATCCCCAATGAACTTAAACATATTTACAA AACTGTTTGGGAGATCAAGCAAAGGACTTTGGTTGATATGGCAGTTGATCGTGGATGCTATATAGATCAGAGTCAAAGCCTGAATATACATATGGaccaaccaaattttgggaaaCTTACTTCATTGCACTTCTATGCATGGTCCAAG GGTCTGAAAACAGGAATGTATTATCTCCGTTCACGTGCTGCAGCTGATGCCATCAAATTCACTGTTGATACTTCCATCTTCAAA GAACACCCTAGGGTGGAAGATGATGATTCTAAAATGGCACAGATGGTTTGCTCTTTGTCAAACCGTGAGGAGTGCATGGCTTGTGGAAGTTAA